AAGCGGATAATTATAAAGAAGGACGGAAAATTATAAACATAGAAATAGTGTCgaaattttaattatttcacATAAATAACACTTATTATATGTTAATACAAAGTAgtattattaattatatatattagatgCATGCTAATCATATATGATTTTCATTGATCTGCATTAATACAAAACACCATAATCgatttatatatattgattaaatacatatagaatttttattcatttgtaTGTATTAGATGTACATAGCATTTTTAGTGACTTgcatatttttttgatatttaagatGTTTGTGTATATAGCAACctgcatatttttttttatatttaatacGAAACAGTATAATTGATTTATATATACTAATTGGATACACAAagaatttttattcatttgcatATATTAGATGTACGTAGGATTTTTaagaatttgcatttttttcatatttaatatttttgctaatatatattttggagaaaattaataaataagcgaataaacataaaaagaaCGCTATTTTATCTATTAGATGTGCATAGCATTTTTAGCAATTTGTGTATTTTTTTAATAGTTAATATTTTTGTCAATATACACACTTTCgacaaaattaataaataagcgAGTTAATAAATAAGCGGATAAATATAAAGAATGagagaaaattataaataaagaaatagtcttgaaattataattatttgataTAAATAACACTTATTATATGTCAATACAAAGCagtattattaatttatatacaTTAGATATAGGTTAAACacatataatttttattgatcTGCATTAATACAAAACAACATAATCgatttatatatattgattagATACATATAGAATTTTTATTCGTTAGTATGTATTAGATATACATAGGATTTTTAGTGACCTACGTAATTTTTTgacatttaatatttttttagtcTCGAAAATGCAAAAGctttaaattaataatttagtaGTTAACAAATATTATGGAAGTTACATTTTTGAAATAGAGGGAAATTATCctatatttttaaaaacaatTGGTCGTATTAATGGAAGCTAATACAAAGTGGCACAattgatttatatttattagatACACACAAAATTTCTGttgatatatgtatattttctaaaaaatcattatttttgtcgacatatatattttggagaaaatgaatatatatatatatatatatatataaaggcaTACAAATAGGATGCAAGAATATATATAGATTTGGATAGCCCAAAAAATTCGCGTCTACATTAGGGAATGGAAGGTAGCGGCTGCACAGCTGCAACAAACAAAAGTAAAGAAACAATAATTAAGAGAGAATATCATCGAAGCAACATCTTTATTATTCAATGTGTGTATCTTGTTTCTTGTATATAAATTAACAATGTGATATCAAAGCAACATATATAAATTAAAGATTTTTAACAATGTGATATTAAAAATTAAGAAATCatatatttgtatttattaaTCGAATAATCATTTTTGTATTCTATGAGTATTAGATCGATTGATTTGTAAATAAATGTTGCTGGAAAGAATAGTACTTGCATTAATTTTTTGGGAATTAATAAGATTCTAAAATTTAAAGATAACACAATTTCAAAGAGTCTGTTAGTTTATTGATATCGAAAATTAATAATGCTTGATTGAATAGCATATatgaaaaaatatttatttaatcatgaagcaatttatttattgatcAATCAATATCttactcaatttttttttgggaattaaTAAGATTCTAAAATTTAAAGATAACACAATTTTGAAGAGTTCGTTAGTTCATTGATATCGAAAATTAATAATGTTTGATTGAATAGcatatatgaataaatatttatttaatcatgaagcaatttatttattgatgaattaatATCTCATTCAAAATCAACGAATAGATAATGTAACATATAGAATTTATATTGTTCTGCATATATTAGATGCACACagaatttttattttgatttgtatattttttagaaaatcaatatctttgctaatatatatattttggagaaagttaataaatataaaagagcaGAGGAAAttatattttggagaaggagAAAGTTAAAGAAGGAAGTTATATGTTGAAGGAAGTTAATAAATCAAAtcgataaattaatatatttttgtcaaTAAAGTTAGATAACAATTGCAGCAGCGGAAGATGCACAAGAAACAAAAGGACAAAACTGTTAGCTAACAATTGCAGCAGCCGAAGGATGGACAGCaaacaaaaggacaaaattgagcATAAAATTACAAAGAAACCAGGACAAGGGCACAATTGGAAGAAGGGAACAAAAGCAGAGATGAGCAAAAAGGCACCAGCAGCCAAAGGGGCTGCACGGAAGCTTGAAAAGGACCAAAAAGGACGAAATCAGCAGCGAAACCACAGCAAAACCGGCACAATCAACTGTTCATCAGGCTTCGCGGCTTTAAGTAgtttagattagattagatgTATAGATTTAACATAAGATTATAGATATAACAAAACCGGCCGTTACGTGTTATTGGATTGTGATTGGGCTTAAATGATTGAGGCATTAGCAATTGTAAGACCAATACCCCATCGCCAGAGAGCCGCACCCACCGCCGCCCCGGGCCCCAATCCCAAAAACTGACAAGAGTCCAATTGGATGTCTCCATAGATAAATTGTCAGATTAGGAGTAGGTAAGTGTCAattaataaaggaaaaaaattaataagtGTCCAATTATGGTCCAACCCAACAATGAACGACCTGTTTGTCTTGTTCCCTCAACGTGTGAGAAATCACCGTCCAATCAACGTCGCCGACGCCACTAGTAATGCCTaaagttcttttttattttttgtcagACAAAAAGAAAGGTTCGACCACATCCTTCATGCTGATTGGAAAGAGTAGTAATTACCGAAAGCTATTTGTGGGGAGACAAGTTAAATCCTTTTCTACTCCGACTTTATATAATCTAATTACAAAGGCCAATTTTAGAGTTCGAGCTAATTAAACTCAACATCCCCCTTTGCCGCTTTATTTACGCTTATGTCTGAATTCTACAAATTTTTATCTAAAATGATTCTCATCATTTCTCACAATACTACTATCTTTgcattattacttttttttgtttggattatcTATACGCTGGTAGTGCCCTTTTGCATTTTTATATTGGAGAGAATTTGCAAGGACCTTTTCAGGTCTGGAGGCTAATCTTCCTAAGTTGGACATAGTTTCGGCCCAAAGATACCCAACAACATAGCACGTGAGGGTCGAATCTGAAATCTTACTGTAATTACAGACGATCAGTTCCAACCGAATTATCCacgagggggaaaaaaaaaaaaaagagcaatattGCAAGGACTCTATAGGTAGAAAACTTGTATTACGTGTCTGTACACCGTAGAGTAAATTGCATTCTAATGAAGTTATGCGTCCTTTTTATGACCAAATATAAAAATAGGATTAATTTCAATTTGCATCCTCAATTAATTCTATATTGTACTTGGCTCCCAAAACCTTAGACTTTTATTGTTTACTgccttcaactttttttttttatttttgcaacCCACTACACTTATCTAAATTAGAGAAAAGGTGAATGATTGACAACATGACTCGTTCAACGCATGCCATTCTTTTGCCTTCATGTTTGGCAGGAAATGTAAAGCCCtttttaaagcaaaaaaaatacaCTAGTAAAaccctttaaaaaaaatacccttttccaaattatttttaattcaaacAAAAGCTATTAGTACTCTATTTTTTGGAtcaaagggagagagagagatagagttgGGTTTAATTTTACTGACTAAAGGAAAAAAAGTGTTTTATTAGCTTTAGATGAATGGAACAAATATACAATTAAGTACCTTTCGGTGATATAAAAGAACATGTTAGGGACAAAATCATAATAGGGGTCAGAAGGACTTTCTACTCGTCTGATTAAAATCTATTtcaatttgtcaaaatttaatttactgtaacaaattgaaaataaattataaattgaaGATAATAAGTCGTATAATCGAAAATTTGTGACACGAAGTGCAACACTGAAAATAGTTGAGGAGCGAAAAGCACAATTAATAAATATTATTTATCACTTAccataaaaaaaatactatacaATGTCAAGGTCTGTTCGTGGCCTCGTGCTGAACCATTCGTCGAATAAATTGCTCTTGATGTCCATGATTGAAATCTAGCTCTGCTTATATAACAGGGCGGCCTTTCCTAATTTCTCTCCACCTGACTTCTCGGCCCTATGACTCTGCATCTCTTTCTGTCTCTCTATTCATGAAACTTCGTAAGAAACTCTACTTCTTGAAAGCTGAATCTcttaattttgaaatatttgctgCTGTCTCTGAATTTTTAGCGTGAGGCCTGGAGAAGAAGGTACGAAGCAAGTTTGGTTGCAATTGTGTTGTTAGTCATTTCTGTTCTATATTGCTGTTTTTCATCAGAACCAGAAGATTTAGCACGCCCGTTACTGTAAAATTTCAATCTTGAGAGTAGAATTCTAATCAGTTGTTGACGGGACAGACTTCGATAATTTTTTGGGAAGTTTTTTCTATTAAAGATGGTATTTTTAGATGGAGAAAGTGAAACAAAGATGAGGTCCAAAGAACAATATATTATTCTTAGTGCAGTGCTACCGCTGTTGAAGCTCCTTTGTCTTACAATTTTTGGGTTAATTCTTGCCCATCCCAAAACACAATTTATTCCAAAGGCTACATTCAAACTTCTAAGTAAGCTtgtttttgctttgtttttgccTTGTGCTATATTCATTCAGCTGGGAGAATCGATtactttcaagaatttcatgcTATGGTGGTTTATACCTGTAAATGTGCTTATTAGTACTGCCATTGGTTGTGTTTTGGGGTTCTTGGTGGCAATCATTTGCAGGCCGCCTCCGGAATTTTTTAGATTCACCGTAATTGTGACAGCATTTGGGAACACGGGCAATCTGCCACTTTCTATTGTTGGATCGGTATGCCATAGTTCCAGTAATCCGTTTGGTCAAGAATGCCAAAGGACAGGAGTGGCTTATGTATCTTTGGGCCAATGGGTGTCAGCGCTTCTTGTTTGTACCCTTGTTTACCACATGATGGAGCCCCCAGTGGATTATTATGAGGTTGTTGAGGATGAGCAGGGCGAGATTCAGGAACACGTGTCTACCAATGATCTTAGCAGGCCGCTTCTTGTGGAAGCTGAGTGGCCTGGAATGGAAGAGAATGAAACCGAGCACTGCAAAACACCATTAATTGCAAGGGTTTTTACAAGTGTTTCGAGCATTTCAGAAAGTAATCTTCCTAATCCTGATTCTCTGGAGGAGGGAGAATCCAGGAGTCCAGAATCTATTAGATGTTTGGCAGAGCCAAGGATGGTTAGGAGAATAAGAATTGTTGCTGAACAAACTCCTGTGCGCCAAATTCTTCAGCCACCGATAATTGCTACAATCTTGGCTTTTATTATTGGAATGGTTCCACCCATAAAATCTGTTGTTTATGGTGATGATGCCCCACTTAATTTTGTTACAGATAGTTTAGAAATGATGGCTGCACCACTGGTGCCCGCAGTGATCTTGGGTATTGGAGCTATGCTAGCAGAGGGTACAGATAACAATGAATCTAGGCTTGGGATTCGAACAACTGTTGGCATCATTGTTGCAAGACTATTAGTACTTCCGTTGATTGGGATTGGGGTAGTTCATCTGGCTGGTAAAGCGAACCTTGTTATCCATGGGGATCAAATGTACATATTTGTGCTTCTATTGCAGTACACAACACCAAGTGCCATCTTATTTGGAGCAGTTGCTAGCTTGAGGGGATATGCTGTTAGTGAAGCTTCGGCAGTACTCTTCTGGCAACACATTTTTGCTCTGTTTTCAATTTCGTTATACATCATATTGTACTTCAAACTATTACTTTATAATGATGAAGTATAATATGAACCCTTCTACTTTATGCATCTTCAAACTATTACTTTATAATGTTGAAGTATAATATGAACCTTTCTGCTTTATGCATCTTCAAACTATTACTTTATAATGTTGAAGTATAATATGAACCTTTCTGCTTTATGCATTGTGAGCCTTTGCGCAAAGCAGctttgaatatttgatatgttGTTGTGGCTGAATTTGTTGCAAACTGTTGTGGTTCTTGTATTGATTACTCATTTAAAAAGCTTCATATGGAGGAGCTCTAAGAACTGTTTTACTATGGAACCAATTAGTGAAAACATATGTCTGACCATTTGCATTCTGTGTTCTCTCCTCATTCATGCCACTTTTCAATCTAATGCTCTCTCCCTATTGTCTGAAACTTAATCTGTTCGATATTTGAATTTACCATCAAAATGGTCTTAATGATGAATGCGTTTTACACTTTTGCACTAGTTGCGAATAACCTAATGATTGCGGGTATGAACTTTGGCCCTTGGGTTTGACATCAGAAAGTAACTGAGAGAAGCAGTTTGTAGAGACCTATGCTTGCTGAAGTGGTGAACCTTCTCCTTAGGAAGTATTCTCTAGTAGGTGGTGAAACTTTCCTGAACCCCCTTGAAATTTAATCTGTCTTGGGATTAGAATTAGTGAACAGAGGATAAGAACACCAGTTAAGTTGGTTGTCCTGTTTCTGAAGCCGAGGGGGGATCGAAGAAAACGCTGTGACTTCTAGGCCTCTGCATTGTTTCTCACTTATAGACCAAACAAAGACTGGCTATACAATTTATCACTCTTTGAATAATAGGGGATGGACATATAATTCTGCACCACAATCTTGCAAGCTAGCATCTAGGTaggtagtgaagtttgttttaGATTGGAAGAAAAGCACTCATCTAATCTGCTACATTGTGGTAGCCATACCGGGGTTGGTGGGGGTTACTTAGCTCTTAGTAGAAGCTGCCCTGCTGGGCTTGCCCTTGTGGGGGTTCTTTCCCACATCGGTactggggggggggggcgggtTTGGATTGGGTAGATAAGTCCCTCGGGTgccttcaaaagttgccggctgtTGAAGGTTACTCGAGGATATAGGTTTATTTGCCGAATTCTTGCTTTCGTCAAGAAAATGTTAGAAAAAAAATCTGCTACACTGATTTCGTGTGAATGTGAGTGCTGCTGTGCATCTCCGCTCTTCTTCTGGGTGCAAGTGGCTAGCAAGGGAGGAGCTTGTTGCCCTGTTGTTCAAGTTGCAACCTCCAGCCTTCATACTTGCTACCGTGCAGCATAGCATTGATGCTGGCACTGCTTGTTTGGGCTGATTGCCTACATTTATTCTGTCTTGGATTCGATCGTAAACCACAAGTTTTGATGAAATGGCCAGAGGATCATTTATCTTCACCTATATCATTGCTTTGAAAAATAGACACCCACACTTATTTCTTCACTCATGATGTCATCGTTTTTCCCCCCACACCTATATCATAGTTGTTCCACAACACACAGTTATTGCTACAACGTTGTTGTTGTTTATGATAGTACTCATGATGATGTCTGTTGgccaaacttttattttttattttttttttcctggagGACAACTTAGATAGTAGGCCAGATAACGTACGTTAGTCATTTTGTCTAGTGAGAAAGAAGACAAGACCTCATaataatgtcaaaaaaaaaaaatcacaaaatctaTTTTCTTCTAAGCCAATTCTGatatgagaaaaataaaaaagatttcaTTCACTTGTCAAACCGGCAAAAGTCGGCGGCCCAAACCACAGCCTGTCTAGTTATGGTCTAATAATATCCTCGGATCGAACCTCAGATTCTTTTTCTCCTAGTTTCTTCCCGCACTTCACGCACAGTCATGGTGTTCATCAAAACGCCCGATAACCAAACCCTAACAATCAATCTCAACCCCTGCGCCACCaccctcaaaaccctaaccaGTGAAATCCAACGCCAGCTCCACCTTCCAGTGGCCCTCCAACGCCTCTACCTCTCCCCTCGCCTTATTTCAAGACCCCAAGACGACGGCGTTCTACTCTCTCTCCTCGGCGTTTCTCCCCTTTCAACCCTCACCTTACACGTCCCTCTATTCGGCGGCGTGCAACCCCCCGCGGTGCCGAAGAACCGTCTCGACTTCCTGAACACGAAACCCCCTGCTAATTATGTTGCCGGGTTGGGCCGTGGTGCCACGGGCTTCACCACCCGTTCTGATATCGGCCCGGCCCGTGCTGCCCCTGATTTACCCGATCGCTCCATTGGTGCCGGCGCTGGTGGAGCGGCTGGAGTCGGCCGGGGGCGAGGGAAAGGTGGGCCCGGCGAGGAAGAGGAGGAAGAGGAGAATGAAGAGAAGGGGTACGATGAGAATCAGAAGTTTGATGAGTTCGAAGGAAACGACGTTGGGCTGTTTGCTTCGGCTGAATATGACGACGAGGATAAGGAGGCCGACGCTATATGGGAGGCGATTGATAAGAGGATGGACTCGAGGAGGAAGGATAGGAGGGAAGCCAGGTTAAAGGAAGAAATCGAGAAATATCGAGCGTCGAACCCCAAGATTACTGAGCAATTTGCAGGGTTGAAGAGGAAACTGCATACGCTGTCAGCTGAAGAATGGGACAGCATACCGGAAATTGGGGATTATTCATTGAGAAATAAGAGGAAGAAGTTCGAGAGCTTCGTTCCGGTTCCGGATACCCTTTTCGAAAAGGCGAGGCAGGAGCAAGAGCACGTGACGGCGTTGGATCCCCGGACTCGGGCAGCTGGTGGGACAGAGACTCCATGGGGTCAGACCCCTGTTACGGATTTGACTGCTGTTGGTGAAGGGAGAGGTACTGTGTTGTCTCTCAAGTTAGATAGGCTTTCAGATTCTGTTACTGGGCAAACTGTTGTTGATCCAAAGGGTTATTTGACTgatttgaaaagtttgaaaattaatagTGATGCTGATATAGCTGATATTAAGAAGGCTAGGCTGTTGCTGAGTTCTGTGATACATTCTAACCCTAAGCATCCGCCCGGTTGGATTGCTGCTGCGAGGTTGGAAGAGGTGGCTGGAAAGCTACAGGCTGCCAGGCAGCTTATTAAGAAGGGCTGCGAGGAGTGTCCCAAGAGTGAAGATATTTGGGTGGAGGCCTGTAGGTTGTCTAATCCGGAAGACGCAAAGGCAGTGATAGCAAGAGGAGTTAAGGCCAATCCAAATTCTGTTAAGTTGTGGTTGGAGGCTGCAAGGTTGGAGCATGATAATGTAAATAAGAGTAGGGTTTTAAGAAAGGGTCTTGAACATATTCCAGATTCTGTTAGGCTCTGGAAGGCAGTTGTGGAGCTTGCGAATGAAGAGGATGCGAGGCTTTTACTCCAGCGGGCTGTGGAGTGTTGCCCATTGCATGTGGAGTTGTGGCTTGCTCTTGCTAGGCTGGAAACTTATGACAGCGCAAAGAAGGTACTTAATAAGGCCAGAGAGAAGCTTTCTAAAGAACCTGCTATATGGATTACTGCAGCCAAGTTGGAGGAAGCCAATGGTAATACTTCTATGGTTGGAAAGATCATAGAAAGGGGTATCAGGGCTTTACAGAGAGAAGGCTTGGAGATTGACAGAGAACTTTGGATGAAAGAGGCCGAGGCCGCTGAACGGGCTAATTCTGTTGTGACATGCCAAGCTATTATCCGTCATACCATCGGGATTGGGGTGGAGGAAGAAGATAGAAAGAGGACCTGGGTTGCTGATGCTGAAGAGTGCAAGAAGAGAGGTTCCATTGAAACAGCGAGGGCAATTTATGCTCATGCCCTCACAGTGTTTCTGACTAAGAAGAGTATATGGCTGAAAGCAGCACAGCTTGAAAAGAGCCACGGAACCAGGGAATCTCTTGATGCACTGTTGCGCAAGGCAGTCCAATATATACCACACGCTGAAGTTCTCTGGTTAATGGGGGCCAAGGAAAAGTGGCTTGCTGGTGATGTGCCAGCAGCCCGTGCCATTCTTCAGGAAGCTTATGCTGCAATTCCTAATTCTGAGGAGATATGGCTTGCTGCTTTCAAACTTGAGTTTGAGAATCACGAGCCTGAGAGAGCACGGATGCTTCTAGCCAAAGCAAGAGAAAGGGGAGGCACAGAAAGAGTTTGGATGAAATCTGCAATCGTTGAGAGAGAGTTAGGGAACACTGAGGAGGAGAGGAGGCTGCTTGATGAAGGGCTCAAGAGCTTCCCTTCATTTTTCAAACTCTGGTTAATGCTAGGCCAGCTGGAGGAACGACTGGGTAATTTGGAGCAAGCAAAGGAAACGTACGAGTCAGGTCTTAAGCACTGTCCAAATTGTATTCCCCTCTGGCTCTCACTTGCTAATCTAGAGGAAAAGGTGAATGGTCTCAGTAAAGCTCGAGCTGTATTAACAATGGCCAGGAAGAAGAATCCTCAGAATCCTGAACTCTGGCTTGCTGCAGTTCGGGCTGAAACCCGGCATGGCAACAAGAAGGAAGCTGAAATATTGATGTCCAAGGCATTGCAAGAATGCCCCAATAGCGGCATTCTGTGGTCTGCAAACATTGAGATGGCTCCTCGGCCCCAAAAGAAGTCTAGGAGTTCCGATGCTTATAAAAAGTGTGAGCAGAATCCCCACGTCCTTGCTGCTGTGGCCAAGTTATTTTGGCATGAAAGGAAGGTTGACAAGGCAAGGAGTTATCTAAACAGGGCAGTTACACTTGCTCCCGATATTGGTGACTTTTGGGCATTATACTACAAATTTGAACTTCAGCACGGGAATGAAGAGACTCAGAAAGATGTTATTAAGAGATGTGTTGCCGCGGAACCAAAGCATGGCGAGAAATGGCAGGCCATATCAAAGGCAGTAGAAAATTCTCACCAGCCAACGGAAGCTATTTTAAAGAAGGTGGTGGTTTCACtgggaaaggaagaaaactcagCTGAGAATAGCAAAGATTGAGGGGTGTTACATTGCTGATTTTTAGATGATGTGCTGCAAATTTGAACTTCAGCACGGTGAAGAGACTCAAAAGTATGTTATAACTTATAGGATTTGAGTCTGTTATAACTTATAGGACGTGTGTCGCAGCAGAACCAGAGCATGCTGAGAAATGGCAAGCATATCAAAGCAATAGAATATTCTTATT
The genomic region above belongs to Coffea arabica cultivar ET-39 chromosome 7c, Coffea Arabica ET-39 HiFi, whole genome shotgun sequence and contains:
- the LOC113698039 gene encoding protein PIN-LIKES 2-like isoform X1; amino-acid sequence: MVFLDGESETKMRSKEQYIILSAVLPLLKLLCLTIFGLILAHPKTQFIPKATFKLLSKLVFALFLPCAIFIQLGESITFKNFMLWWFIPVNVLISTAIGCVLGFLVAIICRPPPEFFRFTVIVTAFGNTGNLPLSIVGSVCHSSSNPFGQECQRTGVAYVSLGQWVSALLVCTLVYHMMEPPVDYYEVVEDEQGEIQEHVSTNDLSRPLLVEAEWPGMEENETEHCKTPLIARVFTSVSSISESNLPNPDSLEEGESRSPESIRCLAEPRMVRRIRIVAEQTPVRQILQPPIIATILAFIIGMVPPIKSVVYGDDAPLNFVTDSLEMMAAPLVPAVILGIGAMLAEGTDNNESRLGIRTTVGIIVARLLVLPLIGIGVVHLAGKANLVIHGDQMYIFVLLLQYTTPSAILFGAVASLRGYAVSEASAVLFWQHIFALFSISLYIILYFKLLLYNDEV
- the LOC113698039 gene encoding protein PIN-LIKES 2-like isoform X2, which translates into the protein MLWWFIPVNVLISTAIGCVLGFLVAIICRPPPEFFRFTVIVTAFGNTGNLPLSIVGSVCHSSSNPFGQECQRTGVAYVSLGQWVSALLVCTLVYHMMEPPVDYYEVVEDEQGEIQEHVSTNDLSRPLLVEAEWPGMEENETEHCKTPLIARVFTSVSSISESNLPNPDSLEEGESRSPESIRCLAEPRMVRRIRIVAEQTPVRQILQPPIIATILAFIIGMVPPIKSVVYGDDAPLNFVTDSLEMMAAPLVPAVILGIGAMLAEGTDNNESRLGIRTTVGIIVARLLVLPLIGIGVVHLAGKANLVIHGDQMYIFVLLLQYTTPSAILFGAVASLRGYAVSEASAVLFWQHIFALFSISLYIILYFKLLLYNDEV
- the LOC113698920 gene encoding protein STABILIZED1-like, which codes for MVFIKTPDNQTLTINLNPCATTLKTLTSEIQRQLHLPVALQRLYLSPRLISRPQDDGVLLSLLGVSPLSTLTLHVPLFGGVQPPAVPKNRLDFLNTKPPANYVAGLGRGATGFTTRSDIGPARAAPDLPDRSIGAGAGGAAGVGRGRGKGGPGEEEEEEENEEKGYDENQKFDEFEGNDVGLFASAEYDDEDKEADAIWEAIDKRMDSRRKDRREARLKEEIEKYRASNPKITEQFAGLKRKLHTLSAEEWDSIPEIGDYSLRNKRKKFESFVPVPDTLFEKARQEQEHVTALDPRTRAAGGTETPWGQTPVTDLTAVGEGRGTVLSLKLDRLSDSVTGQTVVDPKGYLTDLKSLKINSDADIADIKKARLLLSSVIHSNPKHPPGWIAAARLEEVAGKLQAARQLIKKGCEECPKSEDIWVEACRLSNPEDAKAVIARGVKANPNSVKLWLEAARLEHDNVNKSRVLRKGLEHIPDSVRLWKAVVELANEEDARLLLQRAVECCPLHVELWLALARLETYDSAKKVLNKAREKLSKEPAIWITAAKLEEANGNTSMVGKIIERGIRALQREGLEIDRELWMKEAEAAERANSVVTCQAIIRHTIGIGVEEEDRKRTWVADAEECKKRGSIETARAIYAHALTVFLTKKSIWLKAAQLEKSHGTRESLDALLRKAVQYIPHAEVLWLMGAKEKWLAGDVPAARAILQEAYAAIPNSEEIWLAAFKLEFENHEPERARMLLAKARERGGTERVWMKSAIVERELGNTEEERRLLDEGLKSFPSFFKLWLMLGQLEERLGNLEQAKETYESGLKHCPNCIPLWLSLANLEEKVNGLSKARAVLTMARKKNPQNPELWLAAVRAETRHGNKKEAEILMSKALQECPNSGILWSANIEMAPRPQKKSRSSDAYKKCEQNPHVLAAVAKLFWHERKVDKARSYLNRAVTLAPDIGDFWALYYKFELQHGNEETQKDVIKRCVAAEPKHGEKWQAISKAVENSHQPTEAILKKVVVSLGKEENSAENSKD